From the Sagittula stellata E-37 genome, one window contains:
- a CDS encoding SMI1/KNR4 family protein gives MSQDPIIAPEGSAWPDPAALADAVAELETALGTALPEPYRSFLLTYGGGAPYPLIFDYAPDEDDPERFLDRLNRPARVQELANGKTFGDGTPQGFAPIGEDPGGLIVLLSLHPGDFGAIYAWSATAEPWGGPNNAPDMLVPLGADFGAFMATLYETEDLMGYEHWSTPQRRALQRELVLP, from the coding sequence ATGTCACAAGATCCGATAATCGCCCCCGAAGGCAGCGCCTGGCCCGATCCGGCTGCTCTGGCAGATGCCGTGGCCGAGCTTGAGACCGCGCTCGGCACCGCCCTGCCCGAGCCCTACCGCAGCTTTCTGCTGACCTATGGCGGCGGCGCGCCCTATCCGCTGATCTTCGATTACGCCCCGGACGAGGACGATCCGGAGCGGTTCCTCGACCGGCTGAACCGCCCCGCCCGCGTGCAGGAACTGGCCAATGGCAAGACCTTCGGCGACGGCACCCCGCAAGGGTTCGCCCCCATCGGCGAAGACCCCGGCGGGCTGATCGTGCTCCTGTCGCTGCATCCGGGCGATTTCGGCGCGATCTACGCCTGGTCCGCCACCGCCGAACCCTGGGGCGGGCCGAACAACGCACCGGACATGCTGGTGCCGCTGGGGGCCGATTTCGGCGCCTTCATGGCCACGCTCTATGAAACCGAGGACCTGATGGGCTACGAACACTGGAGCACGCCGCAGCGCCGCGCCCTCCAGCGGGAACTGGTTCTGCCGTGA
- a CDS encoding HNH endonuclease: protein MSKYLKDEGVDPAAVRAQHKQVDDMYKDIATEIGFAVGGAVPVAGVVVDAASAVRSAWQGDWFGAAVDVFGMIPGWGDAAKAAKVTDKVNTIRRTIDVARVGLKASYRQTKEAAAKYWDDVIKKQKAAYEAAAKKCNGTKECLEKLEKMKNPPHYDQVPTNGTWTSGSRGDGWFQPADTSKPPIRYKNGFPDLYPHSKGNVDIPMKGNHTSDFTNADKAMREKLGNDNWTRPEGYTWHHNENGTTMQLVPQSIHSTSKGGYATHTGGAALYKGSHKSEF, encoded by the coding sequence GGTCGACGACATGTACAAGGACATCGCGACCGAAATCGGCTTTGCCGTAGGTGGCGCTGTGCCGGTTGCGGGCGTGGTGGTCGATGCCGCATCGGCGGTCCGCTCGGCATGGCAGGGCGACTGGTTCGGGGCCGCCGTCGACGTCTTTGGCATGATCCCCGGCTGGGGCGACGCCGCGAAGGCGGCAAAGGTCACCGACAAGGTCAACACCATCCGCCGCACCATCGACGTCGCCAGGGTCGGACTGAAGGCGTCTTACCGGCAGACCAAGGAAGCCGCGGCGAAATACTGGGACGACGTCATCAAGAAGCAGAAGGCCGCCTACGAGGCAGCCGCCAAGAAGTGCAACGGCACGAAGGAGTGCCTCGAAAAGCTCGAAAAGATGAAGAACCCGCCGCATTACGACCAGGTGCCGACCAACGGCACATGGACCAGCGGCAGCCGGGGGGACGGCTGGTTTCAGCCCGCCGACACTTCGAAACCGCCAATAAGGTACAAGAACGGATTTCCGGATCTATATCCGCATTCGAAGGGCAACGTCGACATCCCGATGAAGGGCAACCATACGTCGGATTTCACTAATGCCGACAAGGCGATGCGCGAAAAGCTGGGCAACGACAACTGGACCCGTCCCGAAGGGTACACCTGGCACCACAACGAAAACGGCACGACGATGCAGCTTGTACCGCAAAGCATCCATTCGACCAGCAAGGGCGGCTATGCCACGCACACCGGCGGCGCCGCGCTCTACAAAGGCAGTCACAAGTCCGAATTCTAG